The genomic DNA CCGCCGCGCAGGCAGCTGCGAGAGCCATCGGACAATCCGCATCGACGATTCATTCGGCGACGCACTGCATCGGACTTCCGCTTTACGGAGCTTTGGCGGTGGCTTATGGTGTACTCGGGACAGAAACACCTTGGTCTCAATTGGAGCAATATGCCCGAGAAGAGTGTCGGCGTATGCTCGAAGCGCTCAATGCCGTCGCCGTCGAAAATGAACCGAATCCGGCTAAAATCAATTGGAAGTGCTGAAATGGATGTAATAGTCAGAAAGTATCGGGAAGACGATATTCCTGAAATGATTCGGATTTGGAATGAAGTCATTGAAGAGGGAATCGCTTTCCCGCAGGAAGATTATCTTGCCGAGGAAACGGGGAAGTCGTTTTTTGCCGAGCAAACGTATTGTGCTGTCGCAGAATGTAAAAATAACTCTAAAATATACGGAATGTATATTTTACACCCCAACAACGTCGGCAGATGCGGACATATCGGCAACGCGAGCTTTGCGGTGAGCTCCGGGAGCAGGGGAAAGCACATCGGCGAAAAGCTGGTGC from Oscillospiraceae bacterium includes the following:
- a CDS encoding GNAT family N-acetyltransferase, producing MDVIVRKYREDDIPEMIRIWNEVIEEGIAFPQEDYLAEETGKSFFAEQTYCAVAECKNNSKIYGMYILHPNNVGRCGHIGNASFAVSSGSRGKHIGEKLV